One window of Candidatus Mycobacterium wuenschmannii genomic DNA carries:
- a CDS encoding nitric oxide reductase activation protein NorD, with amino-acid sequence MIELADTHAMALERSCAVTAVALSGQRRVGARLVTGEHRTFGVSPAFGYVHVPYPSPESGWTRRTLTCGVALQCSPSKERLVTFRLNDMSARELRAATLVEASVALGWVASNWPGLLDEVHRLVPDLPALPADTDAAEMVERAVSMSRTSEPLSIHPLLGRLPLAYTAPQGVADKLRRSFGRMPWTSTQKRLPRPYSVPVGGDGGVRNPNLPPPSRPQDNDLDITPEHRPGIPYPEWNSWTKSFMRDHVAVLERPRATPARSPEPASAELRKWFEEHTHRAMKSRLEDGSDVDVEQYVRHYIDLAAGEAIQPRIFRELLPACRDVTTALLLDGSSSLGVHGGQIFKLELACADALSQAMTLARERHGIFVFTGNTRHRVEVSCLKDFTDRRFVPPGQLGLTTGGYTRLGAPLRHLTSRLLSQPSERRLLIVIGDGMISDEGYEGRYAWADVAHAVEEAHDAGVSIYYLGVGPAQVDPLPEVFGPARSQRIRRIEELPQVLAHVHRELVAA; translated from the coding sequence ATGATCGAGCTCGCCGACACGCATGCCATGGCGCTGGAACGTAGTTGCGCCGTGACGGCCGTCGCGCTGAGCGGGCAGCGTCGAGTAGGCGCGCGCCTGGTGACCGGGGAGCATCGAACATTCGGCGTGAGTCCCGCATTCGGCTACGTGCACGTCCCATACCCGTCGCCTGAATCCGGATGGACGCGCAGAACTCTGACATGCGGTGTTGCACTGCAATGTTCACCGTCAAAAGAAAGGCTGGTCACATTTCGGCTGAACGATATGTCGGCGCGCGAACTGCGTGCCGCGACCCTCGTCGAGGCGAGCGTCGCCCTGGGATGGGTCGCGTCCAATTGGCCCGGACTGCTTGACGAAGTGCACCGGTTGGTACCGGACCTACCGGCGCTGCCCGCTGACACCGATGCGGCGGAGATGGTCGAGCGCGCCGTGTCGATGTCACGCACGTCCGAGCCGCTGAGTATTCATCCGTTGTTGGGACGGCTGCCGCTGGCCTACACGGCGCCTCAGGGTGTCGCGGACAAGCTACGGCGCAGCTTTGGCAGAATGCCCTGGACGTCAACGCAGAAGCGGCTCCCGCGTCCCTACTCCGTTCCGGTCGGCGGCGACGGCGGCGTGCGCAACCCGAACCTGCCACCGCCGAGCAGGCCGCAGGACAACGACCTCGACATCACGCCGGAGCACCGGCCAGGAATTCCCTATCCCGAATGGAACTCCTGGACAAAGAGTTTCATGCGGGACCACGTCGCCGTTCTCGAACGGCCGCGCGCCACACCCGCGCGTTCGCCGGAGCCGGCATCGGCGGAGCTGCGGAAGTGGTTTGAAGAGCACACCCACCGGGCGATGAAAAGCCGCCTGGAGGACGGTTCCGACGTGGATGTCGAGCAGTATGTGCGGCACTACATCGACCTCGCGGCCGGCGAAGCGATTCAACCGCGCATCTTTCGTGAGTTACTACCTGCGTGCCGCGATGTCACCACGGCATTATTGCTCGACGGCAGTTCGTCATTGGGCGTGCACGGCGGGCAGATCTTCAAGCTCGAACTGGCCTGCGCCGACGCATTGTCACAAGCGATGACTCTGGCGCGGGAGCGGCACGGAATCTTCGTCTTCACCGGCAACACACGACACCGCGTCGAGGTCAGTTGCCTCAAAGACTTCACGGACCGGCGCTTCGTGCCACCGGGACAACTGGGCCTGACTACCGGCGGCTACACCCGACTCGGTGCACCGTTGCGCCACTTGACAAGTCGGCTCCTCAGCCAGCCCTCCGAGCGCCGGCTGCTCATCGTGATCGGCGACGGCATGATCTCGGACGAGGGCTACGAGGGGCGCTACGCCTGGGCCGACGTCGCCCATGCGGTCGAGGAAGCGCACGACGCCGGCGTCTCGATCTACTACCTGGGGGTGGGGCCGGCCCAAGTCGACCCGCTCCCCGAGGTCTTCGGACCCGCACGTTCTCAACGCATTCGACGGATCGAAGAACTTCCACAGGTGCTGGCCCACGTCCATCGCGAGCTGGTAGCCGCATGA
- a CDS encoding CbbQ/NirQ/NorQ/GpvN family protein, giving the protein MTIDTYYSNGNEVQLFEQAYRRRLPVMLTGPTGCGKTRLVEHMGLLLSRPVVTISCHDDLTSSDLVGRFMVTGGDVVWTDGPLTRAVKAGAICYLDEVVEARHDSLAILHSLTDHRRALYLDRADEEVIAPDDFMLVCSYNPAYRSSLKELKPSFRQRFVTLPMRYLPAEREAEVIVAESEIELPAARRLVACATAIRTADHAFHFEPPSTRVLVTAAQLIAAGAGEFEAAEACILAPLSADGAISDGLREVAIACLASSDTPGTAR; this is encoded by the coding sequence ATGACCATCGACACCTATTACTCGAACGGCAACGAAGTCCAGCTGTTCGAGCAGGCCTATCGCCGGCGGCTGCCGGTGATGCTGACCGGGCCGACCGGCTGCGGCAAGACACGGCTGGTCGAGCACATGGGCCTGCTGCTGAGCCGGCCCGTGGTCACCATCAGCTGCCACGACGATCTGACCAGTTCGGACCTGGTAGGCCGATTCATGGTGACCGGCGGTGACGTGGTGTGGACCGATGGTCCGCTGACCCGCGCGGTGAAAGCGGGCGCGATCTGCTATCTCGACGAGGTCGTCGAAGCCCGCCACGACTCGCTGGCGATCCTGCACTCGCTTACCGACCACCGACGTGCGCTCTACCTCGACCGCGCAGACGAAGAAGTCATAGCGCCAGACGATTTCATGCTCGTCTGCTCCTATAACCCCGCCTACCGCAGCTCACTGAAAGAACTCAAGCCCTCCTTCCGGCAGAGGTTCGTGACGTTGCCGATGCGGTATCTGCCCGCCGAACGCGAGGCGGAGGTGATTGTCGCCGAGAGCGAGATCGAACTGCCGGCCGCGCGACGACTCGTCGCCTGTGCCACCGCCATTAGGACCGCCGACCACGCGTTCCACTTCGAGCCGCCGTCCACTCGGGTATTGGTCACCGCGGCTCAGCTAATCGCAGCCGGTGCAGGTGAATTCGAGGCTGCCGAAGCCTGCATCCTCGCGCCGTTGTCGGCCGACGGCGCTATCAGCGATGGCCTGCGTGAGGTTGCCATCGCATGTCTCGCCTCCTCCGACACACCAGGCACTGCTCGCTAG
- a CDS encoding NAD(P)H-dependent amine dehydrogenase family protein, translating into MTYRVVQWTTGNIGTKSVHAIVENSLLELVGCYAWSPGKVGHDVGELCGIAPLGILATNDIEALIALEPDCVVYNQMFANVDDLVRILGAGINVVTTSEFITGHRLGEGRQRIVEACESGGSTIFGSGLNPGFIELFAIVSAGLSDRIDRVCIVESFDTTIYNSPETEKIMGFGYPIDDPNLRAVTEDGSGIFREAVLIVADALGVELDEIRCTAEYAEATEDVHLPGEWMIAKGCVAGIDVSWKGYVGERDVVEVRGVWTKGQSLEPTWSMGFGYNITVEGRPTIKTTLSFEPPADFVAETIEEYILLGLTITAVPAITAIPAVVAAPPGIATYNDLPLLLPRGVTHV; encoded by the coding sequence GTGACCTACCGGGTGGTCCAATGGACGACCGGAAATATCGGTACGAAGTCGGTGCACGCCATCGTCGAGAATTCGCTACTCGAACTCGTCGGCTGCTATGCGTGGTCGCCGGGCAAGGTCGGGCACGACGTCGGAGAGCTGTGCGGCATCGCACCACTCGGCATCCTGGCCACCAACGACATCGAAGCCCTGATCGCACTCGAGCCCGATTGCGTTGTCTACAACCAGATGTTCGCCAACGTCGACGACCTGGTCCGCATTCTCGGAGCGGGGATCAACGTGGTCACTACGTCGGAGTTCATCACCGGCCACCGGCTCGGCGAAGGACGCCAACGCATCGTCGAGGCGTGCGAAAGCGGTGGCTCGACGATCTTCGGGAGCGGGCTCAACCCCGGTTTCATCGAACTCTTCGCGATCGTATCCGCCGGATTGTCGGATCGCATCGACCGGGTGTGCATCGTCGAATCGTTCGATACCACGATCTACAACTCGCCGGAGACCGAGAAGATCATGGGGTTCGGATACCCGATCGACGATCCGAATCTGCGCGCGGTAACAGAGGACGGGTCGGGCATCTTCCGCGAGGCGGTTCTGATCGTCGCCGACGCACTCGGGGTCGAGCTCGACGAAATTCGTTGCACAGCTGAGTATGCCGAAGCCACCGAAGACGTTCACCTGCCCGGGGAGTGGATGATCGCCAAGGGGTGCGTTGCCGGAATAGATGTGAGCTGGAAGGGCTACGTAGGTGAGCGTGACGTCGTCGAGGTGCGGGGTGTGTGGACCAAGGGACAGTCGCTCGAGCCAACCTGGTCGATGGGCTTCGGATACAACATCACCGTCGAAGGCCGGCCGACGATCAAGACGACGCTGTCGTTCGAACCGCCGGCGGACTTCGTCGCGGAGACGATCGAGGAATACATCCTGCTCGGTCTGACGATCACGGCCGTCCCGGCCATCACCGCGATACCCGCCGTTGTCGCCGCCCCGCCAGGCATCGCGACGTACAACGATCTGCCGCTGCTGCTTCCGCGTGGAGTCACTCATGTCTGA
- a CDS encoding VOC family protein: MSEQRETQLHHVVFAVAPDRQATVAQMFTELGFTFENTELAELGLHIYLDWDGGLELISAIPGATAEVAASVDDFVQRNGDGVYTVVLRIPNASAAEAVTDRYGAKTRFRQSFSGDGSHLAEVDQSVLGLPLTLLATNIP; encoded by the coding sequence ATGTCTGAACAACGAGAGACGCAACTTCATCACGTCGTCTTCGCTGTCGCGCCAGACCGCCAAGCGACGGTGGCGCAGATGTTCACCGAACTCGGCTTCACGTTCGAAAACACCGAACTTGCTGAACTCGGGCTGCACATCTACCTGGACTGGGACGGCGGTCTCGAACTGATCAGCGCGATACCGGGTGCCACCGCCGAGGTGGCGGCATCGGTCGACGATTTCGTGCAGCGTAACGGTGACGGCGTGTACACCGTGGTATTGCGCATACCGAATGCGTCCGCCGCCGAAGCCGTCACCGACAGGTACGGGGCGAAAACCCGTTTCCGGCAGAGCTTTTCCGGTGATGGTTCCCATCTCGCCGAAGTCGACCAGTCGGTGCTCGGTCTTCCGCTGACGCTGCTGGCGACCAACATCCCGTGA
- a CDS encoding cytochrome P450, giving the protein MTVDMAAPSVFDAGLPTLSYELTDTPQQIYPQFRAAQEVAPIALGPIGPEVLSYELARTVLRDPRFVIPPGIHLSAHGITSGPLWDRVTHSILNMEGDEHRRLRGLVSKAFTPRATARMDDTIHAIVNELVDAVADSGRCEFVADIARPYPIPVICALLGAPRADWQQFARWAEDIFKIVSFDCDLAAEEPVVLKAWGEFDDYIDDMVAHRRRHLTEDLLSELIGIEDAGDRLNAGELRMLAFSILVAGTDTTRSQLAASMQVLCDHPDQLLLLRERPELAMRAVEESMRHSPSMCSTVRSVTEDVAVGDYMFPAGTFILVNTYAANRDGAVYDDPARFDIGREDPPPILTFGGGVHYCLGANLARRELAEALAILARRLPNPRRIGSPPWKPLLGMSGPTSLPIEFD; this is encoded by the coding sequence GTGACCGTCGACATGGCTGCGCCGAGCGTCTTCGACGCCGGACTGCCCACGCTGAGCTACGAACTCACCGATACGCCTCAGCAGATCTATCCACAGTTTCGAGCAGCGCAGGAAGTGGCGCCGATCGCGCTGGGACCGATTGGTCCCGAGGTGCTTTCGTACGAATTGGCCCGAACCGTATTACGCGATCCACGGTTCGTCATTCCTCCGGGCATACATCTCTCTGCTCACGGAATCACGTCGGGACCGTTGTGGGACAGAGTCACCCACAGCATCCTCAATATGGAGGGCGACGAGCACCGCCGTCTGCGCGGCCTGGTGTCCAAGGCATTCACGCCCCGGGCGACGGCGCGGATGGACGACACGATCCACGCGATAGTCAACGAACTCGTCGATGCCGTCGCCGACTCGGGCCGTTGCGAATTCGTTGCGGACATCGCCCGTCCTTATCCGATTCCGGTTATCTGCGCGCTGCTAGGCGCACCGCGTGCGGACTGGCAACAGTTCGCCCGGTGGGCCGAAGACATCTTCAAGATCGTAAGCTTCGACTGCGACCTCGCGGCCGAGGAACCGGTCGTGCTGAAGGCCTGGGGTGAATTCGATGACTACATCGACGACATGGTCGCGCATCGACGTCGGCACCTGACCGAAGACCTCTTGTCGGAGCTGATCGGCATCGAAGACGCGGGTGACCGCTTGAATGCCGGCGAGTTGCGCATGTTGGCGTTCAGCATCCTGGTGGCCGGAACGGACACCACCCGCAGTCAACTGGCGGCGTCCATGCAGGTGTTGTGCGATCACCCCGATCAACTATTGCTGCTGCGCGAGCGACCCGAACTGGCAATGCGCGCGGTCGAGGAAAGCATGCGGCATTCTCCGTCGATGTGCAGCACCGTGCGAAGTGTCACCGAAGACGTCGCGGTCGGCGATTACATGTTTCCCGCAGGCACTTTCATCTTGGTGAACACCTATGCGGCTAATCGCGACGGAGCCGTCTACGACGATCCGGCACGCTTCGACATCGGCCGCGAAGACCCGCCGCCGATCTTGACGTTCGGTGGCGGCGTTCATTACTGCCTGGGCGCAAACCTGGCGCGGCGAGAACTCGCCGAAGCGCTGGCGATCCTCGCTCGCCGTCTGCCGAATCCGCGGCGTATCGGATCGCCCCCGTGGAAGCCGTTGCTCGGCATGAGTGGGCCGACGAGCCTGCCTATCGAGTTCGACTGA
- a CDS encoding FAD-dependent oxidoreductase produces MGRKRVVVAGLGDVGILAAIRLAKDFDVVGVSVKPGLVSGQELGVRLARPRDWARDYWIPFDRFRRLDPVRIIQGTLAGVDLTGRTVSGHGDDGTPFTEGYDALVISTGVSNGFWRRPTLQSADDVGADLHADHDRLAKAESVIVVGGGAAAVTAAVNLATTWPDKRIDLYYPSDRALTDYHPKIWQRIQRRLTDRGVGLHPGHRAALVNGFAGDEITSGGVDWSTGQPAASADAVLWAIGRVKPNTDWLPRELLDERGFVRVTPELRAPGHADVFAAGDVAATDPLRSSARNRGDALVARNVRAELSGGKTGTYRAPGKRWGSILGIQPDGLEVFLPTGQAFRLPSWPVERLVMPLIVRRGMYGGVRENPPLP; encoded by the coding sequence ATGGGCCGCAAACGCGTCGTCGTCGCGGGGCTGGGCGATGTCGGCATCCTCGCCGCGATCCGGCTGGCCAAGGATTTCGACGTCGTCGGGGTCTCGGTCAAGCCCGGACTGGTCAGTGGCCAGGAACTCGGCGTGCGGCTGGCCCGGCCGCGGGATTGGGCGCGGGACTACTGGATCCCGTTCGACCGGTTCCGCCGACTCGACCCGGTGCGGATCATTCAGGGCACGCTGGCCGGAGTGGATCTGACTGGGCGGACCGTGTCCGGCCACGGCGACGACGGCACACCGTTCACCGAGGGTTACGACGCGTTGGTCATCTCGACCGGGGTGAGCAACGGCTTCTGGCGCCGGCCGACCCTGCAATCCGCCGACGACGTCGGCGCCGACCTGCACGCCGACCACGACCGGCTCGCCAAGGCGGAGTCGGTCATCGTCGTCGGTGGCGGCGCGGCAGCGGTGACTGCCGCCGTGAATCTCGCAACGACGTGGCCGGACAAGCGAATTGATCTCTACTACCCGAGCGATCGGGCGCTGACCGACTACCACCCGAAGATCTGGCAACGGATTCAGCGCCGCCTGACCGATCGCGGTGTCGGCCTGCACCCCGGGCATCGCGCCGCACTGGTCAACGGCTTCGCCGGCGACGAGATCACCAGCGGCGGTGTCGACTGGAGCACCGGGCAGCCGGCGGCTTCCGCCGACGCCGTGCTCTGGGCGATCGGCCGGGTGAAGCCCAACACCGACTGGCTGCCCCGCGAACTGCTCGACGAGCGCGGGTTCGTCCGGGTCACCCCCGAGTTGCGGGCGCCCGGTCATGCCGACGTGTTTGCGGCCGGTGACGTCGCGGCCACCGACCCGCTGAGAAGTTCGGCCCGCAACCGCGGCGACGCGTTGGTCGCCCGCAATGTCCGCGCCGAACTGAGCGGCGGAAAGACCGGGACCTACCGCGCGCCGGGCAAGCGCTGGGGCTCGATCCTGGGCATCCAGCCCGACGGCTTGGAGGTCTTCCTGCCCACCGGCCAGGCCTTCCGGCTGCCGTCCTGGCCGGTCGAACGCCTGGTCATGCCGCTGATCGTGCGGCGCGGCATGTACGGCGGCGTGCGCGAAAACCCGCCGCTGCCCTGA
- a CDS encoding methyltransferase domain-containing protein, with amino-acid sequence MTDVDTTLPPALSRALELLADPPADPDANAGYLDLLGAADDQVAKNDGAIQAAWASPIGSFLYDNAQALTRRFIAATQLPIDWLDIPEGGVALDVGAGPGNVTTSLAYAAGPDGLALGIDISEPMLARAVRAAAGPQVGFLRADAQRLPFRDNVFDAAISLAVLQLIPDPAAALAEIARVLKPGGRLAVMVPTLRPPVDLWRALPTGGAHIFEEDEAGDILEQHGFSSVRVKTAGTFQWVRGKRG; translated from the coding sequence ATGACTGACGTGGATACGACACTGCCGCCCGCATTGAGCAGGGCGCTGGAATTGCTCGCCGACCCGCCCGCGGACCCGGACGCCAACGCCGGCTACCTCGACCTGCTGGGTGCCGCTGACGACCAGGTGGCGAAGAACGACGGCGCCATCCAGGCCGCCTGGGCGTCGCCGATCGGGTCATTCCTCTACGACAATGCCCAGGCGCTGACCCGGCGCTTCATCGCGGCCACGCAACTCCCGATCGACTGGCTGGACATCCCGGAGGGCGGCGTCGCCCTGGACGTCGGCGCCGGACCCGGAAACGTCACCACCTCGCTGGCGTATGCCGCCGGGCCCGACGGGCTGGCGCTGGGTATCGACATCTCCGAGCCGATGCTGGCCCGCGCGGTACGCGCCGCAGCCGGTCCGCAGGTTGGTTTCCTGCGGGCCGATGCCCAGCGGCTTCCCTTCCGCGACAACGTCTTCGACGCGGCGATCTCGCTCGCCGTGCTGCAGCTGATCCCCGATCCCGCGGCCGCGCTGGCCGAGATCGCCCGCGTGCTGAAGCCCGGCGGACGGCTGGCGGTCATGGTTCCGACGCTGCGCCCGCCGGTGGACCTGTGGCGGGCGCTGCCCACCGGCGGTGCGCACATCTTCGAGGAGGACGAGGCCGGTGACATCCTCGAGCAGCACGGCTTCAGCAGCGTGCGGGTGAAGACCGCCGGAACGTTCCAGTGGGTGCGCGGCAAGCGCGGCTGA
- a CDS encoding SDR family NAD(P)-dependent oxidoreductase gives MTTSWSPSRLGNLSGKRIIVTGATNGVGLGTTRLLARAGAHVILAVRNTELGAQRAAEIGGSTEVAKLDLADLASVRAFPDQFEGDVDILVNNAGAVVQNRTDTVDGFEMTIGTNYLGPFALTNLMLGRVRSQIINVGSDAHKSAKLLLDDMHLRAHKWAAYPAYARSKLAVMLWGLELDRRLRAAGSPVVAQLTHPGWVSSNLSNVSDKRLMAGFHSVVAALADRFGNDIEAGAAPTLYCISEPIPPGSYVGIDGRLGLKGGPVLVGRSALACDYEVAGKVFEFGENETGTTLPV, from the coding sequence GTGACTACATCTTGGTCGCCGAGCCGACTCGGCAACCTCTCCGGCAAGCGGATCATCGTGACCGGTGCGACCAACGGGGTCGGTCTCGGCACCACGCGGCTGCTGGCCCGGGCGGGCGCCCACGTAATCCTGGCCGTCCGCAACACCGAATTGGGTGCGCAACGCGCCGCGGAGATCGGTGGCTCCACCGAGGTCGCGAAGCTGGACCTCGCCGATCTCGCGTCGGTGCGAGCCTTCCCCGACCAGTTCGAGGGCGACGTCGACATCCTGGTCAACAACGCGGGAGCCGTCGTCCAGAATCGCACCGACACCGTCGACGGCTTCGAAATGACCATCGGCACAAACTATTTGGGCCCCTTCGCGCTGACCAATCTGATGCTGGGCCGGGTGCGCTCGCAGATCATCAATGTCGGATCCGACGCCCATAAATCGGCGAAACTGCTGCTGGACGACATGCACCTGCGCGCGCACAAGTGGGCGGCGTACCCGGCGTATGCGCGCTCGAAGCTCGCGGTGATGTTGTGGGGACTCGAACTCGACCGGCGCCTGCGGGCCGCGGGTTCGCCGGTGGTCGCCCAACTGACGCATCCGGGTTGGGTGTCGTCGAACTTGTCGAACGTCTCCGACAAGCGACTGATGGCGGGATTTCACAGTGTGGTCGCGGCGCTGGCGGACCGGTTCGGTAACGACATCGAAGCGGGCGCAGCGCCGACGCTGTACTGCATCAGCGAACCGATCCCGCCGGGCAGCTATGTGGGTATCGACGGGCGCCTCGGACTCAAGGGCGGCCCGGTGCTGGTCGGCCGGTCAGCGCTGGCTTGTGACTACGAGGTCGCCGGCAAGGTATTCGAATTCGGTGAAAACGAGACCGGGACAACACTTCCCGTCTAG
- a CDS encoding class I SAM-dependent methyltransferase, with product MAAVAQTKGIPVELSTFEEWDPAGRRFDRVVFAASFHWVDPTIALPKIREILDVGGKLALIWNRLRPTKPTRADFEEIYADYMDTETRSGDGSPAEVMDMIAAAGFTVTQREYPHDLHYSAQQWVDIAFTFSNQLLVAEDRAPELRARLIERIGPAGVSVGGDAVGIFATPS from the coding sequence ATGGCCGCCGTCGCGCAGACGAAAGGCATCCCCGTCGAACTCTCGACGTTCGAAGAGTGGGATCCCGCAGGCCGCCGGTTCGACCGGGTGGTGTTCGCCGCGTCGTTCCACTGGGTGGACCCGACGATCGCGCTACCCAAGATTCGCGAGATCCTGGACGTGGGCGGCAAGTTGGCGCTGATCTGGAATCGGCTGCGGCCCACCAAGCCCACCCGGGCCGACTTCGAAGAGATCTACGCCGACTACATGGATACCGAAACACGAAGCGGCGACGGCAGTCCCGCTGAGGTCATGGACATGATCGCGGCGGCGGGATTCACCGTGACCCAGCGCGAGTACCCGCACGATCTGCATTACTCCGCGCAGCAGTGGGTCGACATCGCGTTCACGTTCTCCAACCAGCTGCTCGTCGCCGAGGACAGAGCACCCGAGTTGCGGGCGCGGCTGATCGAACGCATCGGCCCGGCGGGCGTGTCGGTGGGCGGCGACGCGGTTGGCATCTTCGCAACACCGAGCTAG
- a CDS encoding TetR/AcrR family transcriptional regulator, whose translation MSPAPRPQVRDALLTAAREELAEHGRAAISLRAVARRAGLSHASPKYHFGDRSGLLTAIAAEGFHALALSLSGVREPDARRQLAALGRAYIDFGLAHPALFELMFAPRELHTDDPELVAAQQRAIGALTIAVSELIGIDPATPDSPPSLALIAWALVHGLVVLTRDGALQSASAPTPTDAAELAHGLAEQFAAMAGDNLALSQLGHTSRG comes from the coding sequence ATGTCACCCGCCCCCCGGCCGCAGGTACGCGACGCCCTGCTCACCGCCGCGCGCGAGGAACTCGCGGAGCACGGCCGTGCGGCGATCAGCCTGCGGGCCGTTGCACGACGCGCCGGTCTGTCGCACGCTTCGCCCAAGTACCACTTCGGCGACCGCTCCGGGTTGCTCACCGCGATTGCCGCGGAGGGATTTCATGCGCTCGCGCTGAGCCTGTCCGGGGTGAGGGAGCCGGACGCGCGCCGCCAGCTCGCCGCGCTCGGACGCGCCTACATCGACTTCGGCCTGGCGCATCCGGCCCTCTTCGAGCTGATGTTCGCACCGCGCGAGCTGCACACCGACGATCCGGAACTCGTTGCGGCGCAACAGCGGGCCATCGGCGCCCTCACCATCGCGGTGAGCGAGCTGATCGGGATCGACCCGGCGACCCCGGACAGTCCGCCCAGCCTCGCCCTCATCGCCTGGGCGCTCGTACACGGGCTCGTTGTGCTGACCCGTGACGGCGCACTCCAGTCCGCCTCGGCGCCCACGCCCACCGATGCCGCCGAACTCGCCCACGGTCTCGCCGAGCAGTTCGCTGCGATGGCCGGCGACAACCTCGCACTCTCACAGTTAGGTCACACGTCGCGCGGCTAG
- a CDS encoding DUF1707 domain-containing protein: MDCFTAVSTPRPYLPATADPSVRVGDREREKVIARLGQAFAQGYLPLPDYETRLNQAVEATTTGALNQVLGDLPVGRIARNDPARRAAKRAAARRGVHLHLVAFVAASLLMIGIWLAVALTAGAWYFWPVWPILGMGIGVVSHAVPVHRYLRGTGPTATG; encoded by the coding sequence ATGGACTGCTTCACCGCAGTGTCAACGCCACGGCCGTATCTTCCGGCTACTGCAGATCCGAGCGTCCGGGTCGGCGACCGCGAGCGGGAGAAGGTCATCGCCCGCCTCGGTCAGGCCTTCGCCCAGGGGTATCTCCCGCTCCCGGACTACGAGACCCGCCTCAATCAGGCCGTCGAAGCGACGACCACCGGGGCGCTGAATCAGGTGCTCGGCGACCTTCCCGTCGGAAGGATCGCGCGTAACGATCCTGCGCGCCGCGCGGCCAAGCGCGCGGCGGCCCGTCGCGGTGTGCACCTGCACCTGGTCGCATTCGTGGCGGCGTCGCTGCTGATGATCGGCATCTGGCTGGCGGTCGCGCTCACTGCCGGCGCCTGGTACTTCTGGCCGGTCTGGCCCATCCTCGGCATGGGCATCGGGGTCGTCTCGCACGCCGTGCCGGTGCACCGCTACCTGCGCGGAACGGGTCCTACCGCGACTGGTTGA